From a single Bryobacter aggregatus MPL3 genomic region:
- a CDS encoding DUF4920 domain-containing protein codes for MKHILFVMTLCAAGLSAAELKLGKPLTTKEPVSVERIYAEPDKYVGKTVAVKGKIVEVCQMMGCWMNLVDSASGKMIRIKVNDGEIEFPKNGAGKQAIAEGTLTKIELSKERAIAEAKHEADEMGRSFDPKSVKGPVTRYQIKGIGAVVLD; via the coding sequence GTGAAACATATCCTCTTTGTCATGACACTTTGCGCTGCCGGTCTGAGCGCAGCGGAATTGAAGCTCGGCAAACCGCTCACCACAAAAGAGCCGGTTTCCGTGGAGAGAATCTACGCCGAACCCGACAAGTACGTGGGGAAAACCGTTGCCGTTAAGGGCAAGATTGTCGAAGTCTGCCAGATGATGGGCTGCTGGATGAATCTGGTGGACAGCGCGAGCGGAAAGATGATTCGCATCAAGGTCAACGATGGCGAAATCGAGTTTCCAAAGAACGGAGCAGGCAAGCAGGCGATTGCGGAAGGTACGCTCACCAAGATCGAGTTGAGCAAAGAGCGTGCGATTGCCGAGGCGAAGCATGAAGCAGATGAGATGGGCCGTAGTTTTGACCCCAAGTCGGTGAAAGGGCCAGTCACTCGTTATCAAATTAAAGGGATTGGTGCAGTTGTACTCGACTAA